The following are encoded in a window of Mycobacteroides chelonae CCUG 47445 genomic DNA:
- a CDS encoding phytoene desaturase family protein encodes MSTATVVGSGPNGLAAAITLARAGISVTVLEATDEPGGGCRSSEMLHPGLIHDHCAAVHPMAIGSSFLTSLDLARHGVHWLLPEIDCVHPLDDGLAGVLLRSVEDTAAQMGRDGNRWRALFGYPSRHFGTLVEDITAPLLRMPSHPVQMARFGMPAALPASAIAQLLRTEPARALYGGVAAHAFRPLHYPMTAAVGLGIMTAGHRYGWPVVSGGTGSLVDAMTTTLGELGAQVHTGVRINDAGQLPAADLTLFDLEPSSVAKILGDRLPTRVARAFTRFRHGPGAFKVDFAIEGGVPWTAPAAHRAGTVHLGGTYAEVASTERQIHASIMPERPFVLVGQQYLADPQRSSGNIHPLWTYAHVPFGYTGDATQAIIEQIERFAPGFRERIVGLAVRSTTEMSMYNANYVGGDIMTGAKDIRQLIFGPRVGLAPYSLGTPGMFICSAATPPGPGAHGMCGVHAANTALKHLPR; translated from the coding sequence ATGAGCACCGCCACCGTGGTCGGCAGCGGACCCAACGGACTAGCCGCAGCAATTACCCTCGCCCGTGCGGGGATCTCTGTCACTGTGTTGGAAGCCACTGATGAACCCGGGGGCGGGTGCCGTTCCTCAGAGATGCTCCACCCCGGGCTCATCCATGACCACTGTGCGGCCGTGCACCCGATGGCCATCGGGTCCTCCTTCTTGACCAGCCTGGATCTGGCCCGCCATGGTGTGCATTGGCTGCTACCCGAGATCGACTGCGTTCACCCCCTCGACGACGGCTTGGCGGGTGTACTGCTTCGGTCGGTCGAGGACACCGCCGCACAGATGGGGCGAGACGGCAACCGTTGGCGTGCGTTGTTCGGTTATCCGTCGCGGCATTTCGGCACCCTCGTGGAAGACATCACCGCGCCATTGCTGCGGATGCCCAGCCACCCGGTTCAGATGGCGCGATTCGGAATGCCCGCCGCCCTGCCCGCCTCAGCCATCGCGCAACTGCTCCGCACTGAACCCGCCCGCGCCCTGTACGGCGGCGTCGCCGCGCATGCCTTCCGGCCATTGCACTACCCGATGACTGCCGCAGTGGGCCTCGGAATCATGACGGCGGGCCATCGCTACGGCTGGCCCGTCGTCTCCGGCGGCACCGGTTCTCTCGTCGACGCCATGACCACAACGCTCGGAGAGCTGGGCGCACAGGTGCACACGGGCGTTCGCATCAATGACGCCGGGCAACTACCTGCCGCCGATCTCACGCTGTTCGACCTTGAACCCAGCTCTGTTGCAAAGATTCTCGGTGATCGGCTGCCCACGCGAGTCGCCCGTGCGTTTACGCGTTTCCGGCACGGGCCCGGCGCCTTCAAGGTCGATTTCGCGATCGAGGGCGGCGTACCGTGGACCGCACCCGCCGCCCACCGAGCAGGCACTGTGCACCTCGGCGGGACCTACGCCGAAGTGGCCTCAACCGAGCGGCAGATCCATGCGAGCATCATGCCGGAGCGCCCCTTCGTCCTTGTCGGCCAACAATATCTGGCCGATCCGCAGCGCTCCTCCGGCAACATCCACCCACTGTGGACCTACGCGCACGTGCCATTCGGTTACACCGGAGACGCCACCCAGGCGATCATCGAGCAGATCGAACGATTCGCGCCCGGGTTCCGTGAACGGATCGTTGGCCTGGCGGTGCGCTCCACCACGGAAATGTCGATGTACAACGCCAACTACGTGGGCGGAGACATCATGACGGGCGCCAAGGACATTCGACAGCTGATATTCGGCCCCCGTGTCGGGCTCGCCCCCTACAGCCTTGGCACACCGGGCATGTTCATCTGTTCGGCGGCCACACCGCCCGGCCCCGGCGCCCACGGCATGTGCGGTGTACACGCCGCGAACACCGCGCTCAAACATCTCCCCCGATGA
- a CDS encoding DUF6131 family protein translates to MIVLGAILLAAGFFLDIGWLWTGGVVLIVIGLILMVAGRMGHAIGGRRHYY, encoded by the coding sequence ATGATCGTCCTCGGAGCCATCCTGTTGGCCGCCGGCTTCTTTCTCGACATTGGATGGTTGTGGACCGGCGGGGTCGTGCTCATCGTCATCGGATTGATCCTGATGGTGGCGGGCCGCATGGGGCACGCCATCGGTGGCCGTCGCCACTACTACTAA
- a CDS encoding three-helix bundle dimerization domain-containing protein, whose amino-acid sequence MAVLSEQAGIGDLVEQLHGRHPNLTRDIVEAVVRAEHSRFDDSPLRDYVPLLVERRAREELALLSV is encoded by the coding sequence GTGGCGGTACTCAGTGAGCAGGCAGGGATCGGCGACCTTGTGGAGCAGCTCCATGGGCGACATCCGAATCTGACCCGCGACATTGTGGAGGCGGTAGTTCGGGCCGAGCACTCCCGCTTCGATGACAGCCCGCTGCGTGACTACGTTCCACTGCTGGTGGAGCGGCGGGCACGCGAGGAACTGGCCCTGCTCAGCGTCTAG
- a CDS encoding NRAMP family divalent metal transporter — MAFFNGVSRRYDDSTHAPTGAVMDSAHVGDIVGALGTIGRHESSEGRSKRQRFRMLLAVLGPGLIVMVGDNDAGGVATYAQAGQNYGMALIWTLALLIPVLYVNQEMVVRLGAVAGVGHARLIFTRFGRFWGAFSVGDLFVVNALTIVTEFIGVAMALSYFGLPRWISVPLAAVLLFAVIAGGSFRRWERFLFALIALNVVMIPMVVLVRPTLAETASGFVPSFPGGLNAELLMLIVAIVGTTVAPWQLFFQQSNIVDKRLTPRWIRYERIDLAIGIVVVMVGAMCIMGAAAFGLAGTDAVGNFTDAGAVARLLHEHVSPTVGALFALLLLDASLIGANAVGLATTYALGDTFGKRHSLHWKLSEAPTFYLGYGTLLAVAAAVSFSPDPVLGVLTQGVQALAGVLLPSATVFLVLLCNDKAVLGPWVNTVRQNIVAGAIVWSLVLLSLSLTAVTFFPDLTTQQLKVFFGAGVVVGVLGGLVIYAMQKRAERAGARVTAGDLGGLDPAEIWDLESAPRDRALRREVLRQERETWRTPALDTLERPAWSPLRTGGMVALRGYLVLAVVLVGVKVAQTIGG, encoded by the coding sequence ATGGCATTTTTCAACGGCGTTTCCCGCCGATACGACGACAGCACCCACGCTCCTACCGGCGCCGTCATGGACAGCGCGCATGTCGGCGACATCGTCGGCGCGCTGGGCACCATCGGGCGGCATGAGAGCTCCGAGGGCCGCAGTAAGCGGCAGCGATTCCGGATGTTGTTGGCAGTCTTGGGTCCCGGCCTCATCGTGATGGTCGGCGACAATGACGCGGGCGGCGTCGCCACGTACGCCCAGGCCGGACAGAACTACGGCATGGCGTTGATATGGACGTTGGCCCTGCTGATTCCCGTGCTCTATGTGAATCAGGAGATGGTGGTCCGGCTCGGTGCGGTCGCGGGGGTGGGGCATGCGCGGCTGATCTTCACCAGGTTCGGACGGTTCTGGGGTGCGTTCAGCGTCGGCGACCTGTTTGTGGTGAACGCGCTGACGATCGTGACCGAATTCATCGGGGTGGCGATGGCGTTGAGCTACTTCGGGCTTCCCCGGTGGATCTCGGTGCCGTTGGCTGCCGTGTTGTTGTTCGCGGTGATCGCCGGAGGATCGTTCCGGCGCTGGGAGCGATTCCTGTTCGCGCTTATCGCGCTCAATGTGGTGATGATTCCGATGGTGGTCTTGGTTCGGCCCACGCTGGCCGAAACGGCCTCCGGATTCGTGCCGTCATTTCCGGGTGGGTTGAACGCCGAACTGCTGATGTTGATCGTTGCGATCGTGGGTACCACGGTGGCACCGTGGCAGCTGTTCTTCCAGCAGTCCAACATCGTGGACAAGCGTTTGACACCGCGGTGGATCCGTTACGAACGAATCGATTTGGCCATCGGAATCGTCGTGGTGATGGTTGGCGCCATGTGCATCATGGGAGCGGCCGCATTCGGCCTGGCAGGTACCGACGCTGTCGGGAACTTCACTGATGCGGGCGCAGTCGCGCGGCTGCTGCACGAGCATGTGAGCCCCACAGTGGGTGCACTTTTCGCCCTCTTGCTGTTGGATGCCTCGCTCATCGGAGCCAACGCGGTGGGTTTGGCCACCACCTATGCGCTGGGCGATACCTTCGGCAAGCGCCACTCGCTGCATTGGAAGCTCAGCGAGGCACCCACCTTCTACCTGGGCTATGGCACGTTGCTCGCGGTCGCCGCGGCGGTGTCGTTCAGTCCGGATCCGGTGCTGGGTGTGCTCACCCAGGGGGTGCAGGCACTCGCCGGCGTGCTGTTGCCGTCGGCGACGGTGTTCTTGGTGCTGTTGTGCAACGACAAGGCTGTCCTGGGGCCGTGGGTCAACACCGTGCGTCAGAACATCGTTGCGGGAGCGATCGTTTGGTCGTTGGTGCTGTTGTCGTTGTCGCTGACCGCAGTGACATTCTTCCCGGATCTGACGACCCAACAGCTCAAGGTGTTCTTTGGGGCCGGAGTGGTTGTCGGCGTCCTTGGCGGGCTGGTGATTTACGCGATGCAGAAGCGGGCGGAGCGTGCTGGCGCTCGTGTCACGGCCGGCGATCTCGGGGGACTGGATCCCGCGGAGATCTGGGATCTGGAATCGGCGCCGCGTGATCGGGCGCTGAGGCGGGAAGTTCTGCGGCAGGAGCGCGAAACCTGGCGCACCCCAGCGCTTGACACGCTGGAACGCCCAGCGTGGTCACCGCTGCGCACCGGGGGAATGGTGGCCCTTCGTGGCTATCTCGTGCTCGCGGTGGTGCTGGTCGGTGTCAAAGTCGCGCAGACGATCGGGGGGTAG
- a CDS encoding sodium:proton exchanger, producing the protein MQTTANVTTVPGALRRQLLRSVFITALFMAPALITRIGGLHPNPVIALVIYGAAVVAASFVLAWAAEAAQIDVSGGLAIAVLALIAVLPEYAVDLYYAYISGQVPEYSQYAAANMTGSNRLLMGLGWPVVVLIALAVARKTSGRPTNLLSLEPSNRIELGFLLVAGVVAFVIPASGQIHLVLGIALLAWFGFYLFTISRGEAEEPQLVGTAAAIGMLPKHMRRSTVVTMFILAASIILLCAEPFANSLVSAGTQLGIDQFLLVQWLAPLASEAPEFIIAAIFAARGKGTAAIATLISSKVNQWTLLIGSLPIAHLAGGGGYSLVLDARQVEETLLTATQTMMGVALILALRFHRGTAWALLALFVIQFPITSTHGRLILCGVYAVLAVAGLIVNRRHVIATLRAPFSRSATPQLTVP; encoded by the coding sequence GTGCAGACCACCGCCAACGTGACCACAGTGCCCGGTGCGCTGCGCCGTCAGCTCCTGCGGTCGGTGTTCATCACGGCGTTGTTCATGGCGCCCGCACTGATCACTCGGATCGGTGGGTTGCATCCGAATCCAGTAATAGCTCTCGTGATCTACGGCGCTGCGGTGGTAGCCGCCAGCTTCGTCTTGGCCTGGGCCGCGGAGGCCGCGCAGATCGACGTCTCCGGCGGCCTGGCCATCGCGGTGCTGGCCCTGATCGCAGTACTGCCCGAATACGCCGTCGATCTCTACTACGCCTACATCTCCGGCCAGGTCCCCGAGTACAGCCAATACGCCGCGGCGAACATGACCGGCTCGAACAGGTTGTTGATGGGACTGGGCTGGCCCGTTGTCGTTCTCATCGCACTCGCGGTGGCGCGCAAGACATCCGGTCGCCCCACCAACCTGCTGTCGCTGGAGCCTTCTAACCGCATCGAGCTTGGATTCCTGCTCGTGGCCGGGGTCGTGGCGTTCGTCATACCGGCAAGCGGCCAGATTCACCTCGTGCTGGGCATCGCGTTGCTGGCCTGGTTCGGGTTCTATCTGTTCACGATCAGCCGCGGCGAAGCCGAAGAACCGCAGCTGGTGGGCACCGCCGCAGCCATCGGCATGCTGCCCAAGCACATGCGCCGGAGCACCGTTGTGACGATGTTCATCCTTGCCGCATCGATCATCCTGTTGTGCGCAGAACCCTTCGCCAACAGCCTGGTAAGCGCCGGAACACAACTGGGCATCGACCAGTTCCTGCTGGTGCAGTGGTTGGCGCCGTTGGCATCCGAAGCGCCCGAGTTCATCATCGCCGCGATCTTCGCCGCGCGGGGCAAGGGAACCGCCGCCATCGCGACCTTGATCTCGTCCAAGGTCAATCAGTGGACGCTCCTGATCGGTTCGCTCCCGATCGCCCATCTCGCGGGCGGTGGCGGGTACTCCCTGGTGCTCGATGCCCGTCAGGTCGAGGAAACCCTGCTGACAGCCACGCAAACCATGATGGGCGTGGCCCTGATCCTCGCACTGCGATTCCACCGTGGCACCGCGTGGGCGCTGCTGGCCTTGTTCGTGATCCAATTCCCCATCACCTCGACCCACGGTCGGCTCATCCTGTGCGGCGTGTACGCCGTGTTGGCCGTTGCCGGCTTGATCGTCAACCGCAGGCACGTCATCGCGACACTTCGCGCACCATTCAGCAGGTCGGCGACGCCACAGTTGACTGTGCCGTAG
- a CDS encoding potassium channel family protein, with product MRVAVAGAGKVGRSVARELLDYGHKILLIERERSNFDPHAVPGADWLNADACELETLEEAGIETCDVVVAATGDDKANLVVGLLAKTEFGVPRVVARINDIRNQSLFGPAWGIDVAVSTPGAMVAGIEGAIDIGHLVRLMGLREGSAELTKLTLPEDNPLVGQRVANLDLPPNTALVTLVRNGTVVVPKAEDVLVAGDEMLFIANSAVEAAVRAAIHGAAVAPDR from the coding sequence ATGCGAGTCGCTGTTGCCGGCGCCGGCAAGGTCGGCCGTTCCGTTGCCCGCGAGCTGCTCGACTACGGCCACAAGATCCTGCTGATCGAACGCGAGCGCAGCAACTTCGATCCGCACGCGGTGCCCGGGGCCGACTGGCTCAACGCCGATGCCTGCGAGCTGGAGACTCTCGAAGAAGCAGGGATCGAGACCTGTGACGTCGTGGTCGCTGCCACCGGTGACGACAAGGCAAATCTGGTTGTGGGCCTGCTGGCCAAGACCGAGTTCGGGGTGCCCAGGGTGGTGGCCCGCATCAACGACATTCGTAACCAGTCGCTGTTCGGCCCGGCCTGGGGTATCGATGTGGCGGTTTCGACACCCGGCGCCATGGTGGCAGGTATCGAGGGCGCGATCGACATCGGACACCTGGTACGTCTCATGGGATTGCGCGAGGGTAGTGCGGAACTGACAAAACTGACGCTGCCCGAAGACAATCCGTTGGTGGGACAGCGTGTGGCAAACCTGGACTTGCCGCCAAACACCGCACTGGTCACCTTGGTTCGGAACGGAACCGTCGTAGTCCCCAAGGCCGAGGATGTCTTGGTGGCCGGGGACGAGATGCTCTTCATCGCCAACAGCGCGGTAGAGGCCGCCGTTCGCGCAGCAATCCACGGAGCCGCAGTAGCACCCGATAGATAG
- a CDS encoding MerR family transcriptional regulator: MSADAEGVTVGWSTRELAELAGTSLRAVRHYHDIGLLDEPKRRSNGYKSYGVAHLVRVLQIKRLTGLGLSLKQIAEMDEADEDPQEALRALDTELAATIERLQRIRDELGQILSSKVPADMPPEFGSAAVAMELTDTDRSLAFVMSRVLGPQGLQAFIGMFLDQQDRDLDRELENLASDADERTRADLAARMSTHARKLYAEHPGMLNSTADAPRGQQFAERTVARALLDLFNPAQLDVLVRVGAAIRSEPG; encoded by the coding sequence ATGTCGGCAGATGCAGAAGGAGTAACGGTGGGCTGGAGTACGCGGGAGCTTGCCGAGCTCGCCGGCACCAGCCTGCGTGCTGTGCGCCATTACCACGACATCGGCCTGCTCGATGAGCCGAAACGTCGGTCAAACGGCTACAAAAGCTACGGAGTCGCACACCTGGTCAGAGTGCTGCAAATCAAACGTCTTACGGGGCTGGGTCTCTCGTTGAAGCAGATCGCGGAGATGGATGAGGCCGACGAGGATCCGCAAGAGGCGTTGCGGGCGCTGGACACGGAACTCGCTGCCACCATCGAACGGCTGCAACGTATCAGAGACGAGCTCGGTCAAATACTGTCCAGCAAGGTGCCGGCCGACATGCCGCCCGAATTCGGCTCCGCGGCAGTCGCTATGGAGCTCACCGATACCGACCGCTCGCTGGCATTCGTCATGTCCCGGGTGCTCGGTCCGCAAGGGCTGCAGGCCTTCATCGGGATGTTCCTGGACCAGCAAGACCGCGATCTCGACCGCGAGCTGGAAAACCTGGCGTCAGACGCCGACGAGCGGACGCGCGCCGATCTCGCGGCCCGGATGTCCACACATGCGCGGAAGCTCTACGCCGAGCATCCGGGGATGCTGAACTCGACCGCGGACGCTCCGCGCGGGCAGCAATTCGCCGAACGCACCGTGGCGCGGGCGCTGTTGGACCTGTTCAACCCGGCGCAGCTCGACGTGCTGGTTCGCGTGGGTGCGGCGATCAGATCAGAGCCAGGCTGA
- a CDS encoding potassium/proton antiporter, producing MSLHELYLALLIGGLVLLASIVGTRVATRIGFPSLLFFLLVGVVLGEDGLGLDFDNVELARNVCTAALAVILVEGGLTTRFSDIRKVLAPAGALATVGVVISTVVTAVGAHVLLRMDWQLALLLGAIVSSTDAAAVFSVLRVLPLPRRLAGLLEAESGFNDAPAVILVLMFSIVPFVFEPKSAVVQIVYELLAGSAIGLVCGFVGAMALRRVALPASGLYPIATFGIGLVAFAASGSVHASGFIAAYLAAVVLANSGLPHRSATRSFAEGLGWLAQIGLFVLLGLLVNPSELWGDLVPAIVVGLVLLLVARPLSVVGSLVGFGIPWREQAFLSWAGLRGAVPVVLATFPIVEGVPNSYRLLNIVFVLVVVFTLVQGPSLRPVARLLGLITREATREIQVEAAPLDVLDAELLTMKVQSDSRLRNVTILELRLPDPAVVTLIIRQGNTFVPLPDTRIESDDELMIVTTSKARALTESRLRAVSRRGKLAYWFDEYGDLG from the coding sequence GTGAGCCTGCACGAGCTGTACCTGGCCTTGCTTATCGGTGGGCTTGTGCTGCTCGCCAGCATTGTCGGCACTCGGGTGGCTACGCGTATCGGGTTCCCCAGCCTTTTGTTCTTCCTTTTGGTGGGTGTGGTGCTCGGCGAAGACGGGCTCGGCCTTGACTTCGACAATGTGGAACTGGCCCGAAATGTGTGCACCGCAGCACTGGCGGTCATTCTCGTCGAGGGTGGTTTGACCACGCGGTTTTCCGATATCCGTAAGGTGCTCGCACCCGCCGGTGCGTTGGCCACCGTCGGTGTGGTGATCAGCACGGTGGTAACCGCCGTCGGTGCGCACGTGTTGTTGCGCATGGACTGGCAGTTGGCATTGCTGTTGGGCGCCATAGTGTCCTCCACCGATGCCGCGGCCGTGTTCTCCGTGCTGAGGGTGCTGCCGCTGCCGCGCCGGCTCGCGGGTCTGCTGGAGGCGGAGTCCGGATTCAACGACGCTCCTGCCGTGATTCTGGTCTTGATGTTCAGCATCGTGCCCTTCGTATTCGAACCGAAGAGTGCCGTTGTTCAGATCGTGTATGAGCTCCTGGCCGGTTCTGCGATCGGATTGGTGTGCGGGTTTGTTGGGGCGATGGCACTGCGCCGCGTTGCCCTGCCCGCGTCGGGTCTGTACCCGATCGCGACATTCGGTATCGGTCTGGTCGCGTTCGCGGCTTCAGGCAGCGTGCACGCCAGCGGATTCATCGCCGCCTATCTGGCCGCCGTGGTGCTGGCCAATTCCGGTCTACCGCACCGGTCTGCTACCCGATCGTTCGCAGAGGGGCTCGGTTGGCTGGCGCAGATAGGTCTCTTCGTGCTGCTGGGCTTGCTGGTCAATCCCAGTGAGTTGTGGGGCGACCTGGTTCCGGCAATCGTCGTCGGGCTCGTGCTGCTGCTGGTGGCCCGGCCGCTGTCTGTGGTGGGATCACTTGTCGGTTTCGGAATCCCCTGGCGCGAGCAGGCCTTTCTGTCCTGGGCAGGTTTGCGCGGTGCGGTGCCCGTCGTTCTTGCCACCTTCCCGATCGTGGAGGGCGTGCCGAACAGTTACCGTCTGCTGAATATCGTGTTCGTTCTGGTGGTGGTTTTCACCCTGGTGCAGGGGCCGAGCTTGCGGCCCGTCGCGCGCCTGCTCGGCCTGATCACTCGCGAAGCCACCCGTGAAATCCAAGTCGAGGCGGCACCTTTGGATGTGCTGGATGCCGAGCTGCTCACCATGAAGGTGCAGTCGGATTCCCGGTTGCGCAATGTCACCATCCTCGAATTGCGATTACCCGATCCGGCTGTCGTCACCCTGATCATCAGGCAGGGCAATACCTTCGTTCCGTTACCGGACACCAGGATCGAATCAGACGACGAGTTGATGATCGTCACTACCAGCAAGGCGCGGGCGCTGACAGAGTCACGACTGCGTGCGGTGAGTCGGCGTGGCAAGCTCGCGTACTGGTTCGACGAGTACGGGGATCTCGGCTGA